Proteins from a single region of Halorubrum sp. 2020YC2:
- the gatA gene encoding Asp-tRNA(Asn)/Glu-tRNA(Gln) amidotransferase subunit GatA: MAADLNAFVTEERIEGDADADGPLADATVAVKDNISTEGIRTTCGSEMLADYVPPYSATVVDRLTDAGATVVGKTNMDEFGMGTTTETSAFGPTRNPVDTDRVPGGSSGGSAAAVAAGEADVALGSDTGGSVRCPAAFCGVVGIKPTYGLVSRYGLIAYANSLEQIGPIAGTVEEAAAALDAIAGDDPNDGTTRDLTEVEGADPDASYAAAADGDVAGLTVGVPAELFEGADERVVSTVEAAIEDLEAQGAETTEISLPSVEHAVQAYYVIAMAEASSNLARFDGVRYGNRAESDGNWNESFAETREEGFGAEVKRRILLGTYALSAGYHDKYYEKAQDARAWVRRDFEEAFDDVDVVASPTMPVLPFELGESLDDPLRMYLADANTTPVNLANLPAISVPAGEADGLPVGLQLVGPKFGEETIVRAASAVEGR, encoded by the coding sequence ATGGCGGCCGACCTCAACGCCTTCGTGACGGAGGAGCGGATCGAGGGCGACGCGGACGCCGACGGCCCCCTCGCAGACGCGACCGTCGCGGTGAAGGACAACATCTCTACCGAGGGGATCCGGACGACCTGCGGCTCGGAGATGCTGGCGGACTACGTCCCGCCGTACTCCGCGACCGTCGTCGACCGCCTGACCGACGCGGGCGCGACGGTCGTCGGCAAGACGAACATGGACGAGTTCGGGATGGGGACGACGACGGAGACCTCCGCGTTCGGTCCCACCCGGAACCCGGTCGACACCGACCGCGTGCCCGGCGGCTCCTCCGGGGGGTCCGCGGCCGCGGTCGCGGCGGGCGAGGCCGACGTGGCGCTCGGCTCCGACACGGGCGGCTCGGTGCGCTGTCCGGCCGCGTTCTGCGGCGTCGTCGGGATCAAGCCCACCTACGGGCTGGTCTCCCGGTACGGCCTGATCGCGTACGCGAACTCCCTCGAACAGATCGGCCCGATCGCGGGTACCGTCGAGGAGGCGGCCGCCGCGCTCGACGCCATCGCGGGCGACGACCCCAACGACGGGACGACCCGCGACCTGACCGAGGTCGAGGGCGCGGACCCCGACGCGAGCTACGCCGCGGCCGCCGACGGCGACGTGGCGGGACTGACGGTCGGCGTCCCCGCCGAACTGTTCGAGGGCGCCGACGAGCGCGTCGTTTCGACCGTCGAGGCCGCCATCGAGGACCTCGAAGCGCAGGGCGCGGAGACGACCGAGATATCTTTGCCCTCCGTCGAACACGCGGTTCAGGCGTACTACGTGATCGCGATGGCGGAGGCCTCCTCGAACCTCGCGCGCTTCGACGGGGTTCGGTACGGGAACCGCGCCGAGTCGGACGGCAACTGGAACGAGTCGTTCGCGGAGACGCGCGAGGAGGGGTTCGGCGCGGAGGTCAAACGCCGGATCCTGCTCGGCACGTACGCGCTCTCGGCCGGCTACCACGACAAGTACTACGAGAAGGCGCAGGACGCCCGCGCGTGGGTCCGCCGGGACTTCGAGGAGGCGTTCGACGACGTCGACGTGGTCGCCTCGCCCACGATGCCCGTCCTCCCCTTCGAGCTGGGCGAGAGCCTCGACGACCCGCTGCGGATGTACCTCGCGGACGCGAACACGACCCCGGTCAACCTCGCGAATCTCCCCGCTATCTCGGTGCCGGCCGGCGAGGCCGACGGGCTGCCGGTCGGGCTCCAGCTCGTCGGACCGAAGTTCGGTGAGGAGACCATCGTCCGCGCCGCCAGCGCGGTCGAGGGCAGATGA
- a CDS encoding DUF5797 family protein, whose amino-acid sequence MSLSDEERGRLADVVRLQPTKNGELQDVWEMESGSEVHGYLEDHLKEYYYRDDDSLIRATAEANDLVDVEPGIEPDAVARGAVPETIRVPELESRVVDVLAGPEERSQSVVSVLNALREAYDADPEVDAVRRALRSLERKNVVEVVYRTVPTFRLAVERDEITVEIEE is encoded by the coding sequence ATGAGCCTGAGCGACGAGGAACGCGGTCGGCTCGCGGACGTGGTCCGCCTCCAGCCGACGAAGAACGGCGAGTTACAGGACGTCTGGGAGATGGAGAGCGGCAGCGAGGTCCACGGCTACCTCGAAGACCACCTCAAGGAGTACTACTACCGCGACGACGACAGCCTGATCCGCGCGACCGCGGAGGCGAACGACCTCGTCGACGTCGAGCCGGGGATCGAGCCCGACGCGGTCGCGCGCGGTGCCGTCCCGGAGACGATCCGCGTCCCGGAGCTTGAGTCGCGAGTCGTGGACGTGCTCGCCGGCCCGGAGGAGCGCTCGCAGTCGGTCGTCAGCGTGCTCAACGCCCTCCGCGAGGCGTACGACGCCGACCCCGAGGTGGACGCGGTGCGGCGGGCGCTCCGCAGCCTCGAACGCAAGAACGTCGTCGAGGTCGTCTACCGGACCGTCCCGACGTTCCGGCTGGCGGTCGAGCGCGACGAGATCACGGTCGAGATCGAAGAGTAG
- the trkA gene encoding Trk system potassium transporter TrkA: MYVVVIGAGEVGTSIAASLASDHEVVVVDVDPDRAEQLKYELDVLTIAGDGTSSEIQTAADVGRADMVIACTDNDQTNLVACGTAKTLGGGFTIARVKSTDFLRTWQGSEGAFGVDFMVCTDLLTAENIVRIIGLPAAIDVDPFAGGLVQMAEFEIDEGSPVAGQTVSEADRFESLTFVGLFRDSEMTIPRGDTGIEAGDRAVVIGSPESVQAFATDVAPETTPDDADDIVIVGGSEIGYQAARLLGERELQPRVIERDRDRARWLAEQLPKSVVMEHDATDAEFLTRENVDDADIVVTALGSDEQNLLVSVLVKRLGVDRVIAVVDSPDYVTVFEEIGIDIAINPRTVTAEEITRFTYESVAENIAVLENDQAEVLELELTEGCTLVGRPISELVSEVDARFVIGAITRDHQLVTPRGDTVLQPGDHVILLVDSDSVGAITSMA, encoded by the coding sequence ATGTACGTGGTCGTCATCGGGGCCGGCGAGGTCGGGACGAGCATCGCCGCGAGTCTCGCGTCGGACCACGAGGTCGTCGTCGTCGACGTCGACCCGGACCGGGCGGAACAGCTCAAGTACGAACTCGACGTCCTCACCATCGCCGGCGACGGCACGTCCTCGGAGATCCAGACGGCCGCGGACGTCGGCCGCGCGGACATGGTCATCGCCTGCACCGACAACGACCAGACGAACCTCGTCGCCTGCGGCACCGCGAAGACGCTCGGCGGCGGCTTCACCATCGCCCGCGTGAAGAGCACGGACTTCCTCCGCACGTGGCAGGGCAGCGAGGGAGCGTTCGGCGTCGACTTCATGGTGTGTACGGACCTGTTGACCGCGGAGAACATCGTCCGTATCATCGGGCTGCCGGCGGCGATCGACGTCGACCCGTTCGCCGGCGGGCTCGTCCAGATGGCGGAGTTCGAGATCGACGAGGGGAGCCCGGTCGCGGGACAGACGGTCTCGGAGGCCGATCGGTTCGAGTCGCTCACGTTCGTCGGGCTGTTCCGCGACAGCGAGATGACGATCCCGCGCGGGGACACCGGTATCGAGGCCGGCGACCGCGCGGTGGTGATCGGCAGCCCCGAGAGCGTTCAGGCGTTCGCGACCGACGTCGCGCCGGAGACGACGCCGGACGACGCGGACGACATCGTCATCGTCGGCGGCAGCGAGATCGGGTACCAGGCCGCCCGCCTCCTCGGCGAGCGCGAGCTCCAACCCCGGGTGATCGAGCGCGACCGCGACCGAGCCCGCTGGCTCGCAGAGCAGCTCCCGAAGTCCGTCGTGATGGAACACGACGCGACGGACGCGGAGTTCCTCACCCGGGAGAACGTCGACGACGCCGACATCGTCGTCACCGCGCTCGGCTCGGACGAGCAGAACCTCCTGGTCTCGGTGCTCGTCAAACGGCTCGGGGTCGACCGCGTGATCGCCGTGGTCGACAGCCCGGACTACGTCACCGTCTTCGAGGAGATCGGGATCGACATCGCGATTAACCCGCGGACCGTGACCGCCGAGGAGATCACGCGGTTCACCTACGAGAGCGTCGCGGAGAACATCGCCGTGCTGGAAAACGATCAGGCGGAGGTCCTCGAACTGGAGCTCACCGAGGGCTGTACGCTCGTCGGGCGACCGATCTCGGAGCTGGTCTCGGAGGTCGACGCCCGGTTCGTCATCGGCGCGATCACCCGCGACCACCAGCTCGTGACGCCGCGCGGAGACACGGTCTTGCAGCCGGGCGACCACGTTATCCTGCTCGTGGACTCCGACTCCGTGGGCGCGATCACCTCGATGGCGTGA
- the gatC gene encoding Asp-tRNA(Asn)/Glu-tRNA(Gln) amidotransferase subunit GatC — protein MSDTAASDDGEAAAVDAEEVRHVADLARVRLADDEVDEFAAQFGDILEYFEALDEVPETEREEELVNVMRPDEIEEGLSQEAALANAEETEDGFFVGPKVS, from the coding sequence ATGAGCGACACCGCAGCGTCGGACGACGGTGAGGCGGCCGCCGTCGACGCCGAGGAGGTCAGACACGTCGCCGATCTCGCGCGGGTGCGGCTCGCCGACGACGAGGTCGACGAGTTCGCGGCGCAGTTCGGAGACATCCTGGAGTACTTCGAGGCGCTCGACGAGGTCCCCGAGACCGAGCGGGAGGAGGAGCTGGTCAACGTGATGCGCCCCGACGAAATCGAGGAGGGGCTCTCACAGGAGGCGGCGCTCGCGAACGCCGAGGAGACTGAGGACGGCTTCTTCGTCGGGCCGAAGGTGTCGTAG
- a CDS encoding YhbY family RNA-binding protein codes for MSDQELRKEAHDLDVTVWVGKHGIDSVVDETADQLDDRKLVKVKFLRAARGGTSTEALAEELAEAVGADLIETRGNTAVLH; via the coding sequence ATGAGCGACCAAGAGCTCCGAAAAGAGGCGCACGACCTCGACGTCACCGTCTGGGTCGGGAAGCACGGCATCGACTCGGTCGTCGACGAGACGGCCGACCAGCTCGACGACCGGAAGCTGGTGAAGGTGAAGTTCCTGCGAGCGGCCCGGGGCGGGACCTCGACCGAGGCGCTCGCCGAGGAACTGGCGGAGGCGGTCGGCGCGGACCTGATCGAGACCCGCGGCAACACGGCGGTGCTTCACTGA
- a CDS encoding mechanosensitive ion channel family protein, with the protein MGAPGDGGAVVALSGALDPYLGPATDIVTDAAVFLVVIVATYLFYKSVVTSLVRRVFDRRGLDEHARRPLQKIVAFLVLFAGVTAAFGAAGYQGFLRSLATIAAAATLAIGFALQDVIKNFVAGVFIYTDKPFRIGDWIEWNDNSGVVEDISFRVTRVRTFDNELLTVPNHALTSDVVKNPVAKRTLRLKFVFGIDYEDDVETATEIIVEEAEKSDAILDEPAPSVRLTELADSYVGLQSRIWIDDPSRADFVKTRADYVKAVKERFDEEGISIPFPQRTVSGRNSWTDPSSFGGGD; encoded by the coding sequence ATGGGCGCGCCGGGCGACGGGGGCGCGGTCGTCGCGCTCTCCGGCGCGTTGGACCCCTACCTCGGTCCCGCGACCGATATCGTCACCGACGCCGCGGTCTTCCTCGTCGTCATCGTCGCGACGTACCTCTTCTACAAGTCGGTCGTCACCTCGCTCGTCCGCCGGGTCTTCGACAGGCGGGGGCTCGACGAGCACGCGCGGCGCCCGCTCCAGAAGATCGTGGCGTTCCTCGTGTTGTTCGCCGGCGTCACGGCCGCGTTCGGCGCGGCGGGGTATCAGGGATTCCTGCGCTCGCTGGCGACGATCGCGGCCGCGGCGACGCTCGCGATCGGCTTCGCGCTCCAAGACGTGATCAAGAACTTCGTCGCCGGCGTCTTCATCTACACGGACAAGCCGTTCCGCATCGGCGACTGGATCGAGTGGAACGACAACTCGGGGGTCGTCGAGGACATCTCCTTCCGAGTCACCCGCGTGCGCACATTCGACAACGAACTGCTCACGGTGCCGAACCACGCCCTGACAAGCGACGTGGTGAAGAACCCGGTCGCGAAGCGGACGCTCCGCTTAAAGTTCGTCTTCGGGATCGACTACGAGGACGACGTCGAGACGGCGACCGAGATCATCGTCGAGGAGGCGGAGAAGAGCGACGCGATCTTAGACGAGCCCGCGCCGTCGGTCCGGCTGACGGAGCTGGCCGACTCCTACGTCGGCCTGCAGTCGCGGATCTGGATCGACGACCCCTCCCGGGCGGACTTCGTGAAGACGCGCGCCGACTACGTGAAGGCCGTCAAGGAGCGGTTCGACGAGGAGGGGATCTCGATCCCCTTCCCGCAGCGCACCGTCTCGGGGCGGAACAGTTGGACGGACCCCTCGTCGTTCGGCGGCGGCGACTGA
- a CDS encoding TrkH family potassium uptake protein, producing MSWGVNWKASVGLLGVGIKYLALTLLVPLVVAVAYGEDIWVFLVSMALVAALGFAVERVDPDPDLGPREALLFVSLAWFAAAVIGTIPYLLAGYGTASTVGLQTGSVGALTGSVVNALFESMSGFTTTGATVLGEIGTDRHSHALLMWRQLTQWLGGMGIIVLMIAILPEVAVNGAQLMDSEAPGPELQKLTPKIAETARALWLIYFGFTVLLAALLYVLHLLGMAPNMNLFNAVAHGFTTLPTGGFSPQADSIGAFSAAVQWVVIPFMVVAGVNFALFWHVLRGEAEVMLENTEFRVYAGALAVVTAVLALLLFRGAAPPIELGGTTEGFAGNSLRQAAFQIGSLLNSTGYATADFAQWDPHAQIFLLFAMFIGGSAGSTGGGVKVVRWIIVAKAIRRELFTSAHPDVVQPVRLSGTVVDEDAIRGIMSFTLLYVVLFAFSAVFIALDTTRVGIQLSVLESISASLATIGNIGPGFGRLGPFGSYLFFPDTSKLLMIFLMWIGRLEIVPVLAVFISAVDGR from the coding sequence ATGTCCTGGGGCGTGAACTGGAAGGCGAGCGTGGGCCTTCTCGGGGTCGGGATCAAGTACCTCGCGCTCACGCTGCTGGTGCCGCTGGTCGTCGCCGTCGCGTACGGCGAGGACATCTGGGTGTTCCTCGTCTCGATGGCGCTCGTGGCGGCGCTCGGCTTCGCGGTCGAGCGGGTCGACCCCGACCCGGACCTCGGCCCGCGCGAGGCGCTCCTTTTCGTCTCGCTCGCGTGGTTCGCGGCGGCGGTCATCGGCACCATCCCGTACCTGCTCGCGGGTTACGGGACGGCGTCGACGGTCGGCCTCCAGACGGGGTCCGTCGGCGCGCTGACGGGGTCGGTCGTCAACGCGCTGTTCGAGTCGATGAGCGGGTTCACTACCACGGGCGCGACCGTCCTCGGCGAGATCGGCACGGACCGGCACTCCCACGCCCTGCTGATGTGGCGACAGCTCACGCAGTGGCTCGGCGGGATGGGGATCATCGTCCTGATGATCGCCATCCTCCCCGAGGTCGCGGTCAACGGTGCCCAGCTGATGGATTCGGAGGCGCCGGGGCCGGAGCTCCAGAAGCTCACGCCGAAGATCGCCGAGACGGCGCGCGCGCTCTGGCTGATCTACTTCGGCTTCACCGTGCTGCTCGCTGCTCTCCTGTACGTGCTCCACCTCCTCGGCATGGCGCCGAACATGAACCTGTTCAACGCGGTCGCCCACGGGTTCACCACTCTTCCGACGGGCGGTTTCTCGCCGCAGGCGGATAGCATCGGCGCGTTCTCCGCCGCGGTCCAGTGGGTCGTCATCCCGTTCATGGTCGTCGCCGGCGTCAACTTCGCCCTGTTCTGGCACGTGCTTCGCGGCGAGGCGGAGGTAATGTTAGAGAACACGGAGTTCCGCGTGTACGCGGGGGCCCTCGCGGTCGTCACCGCCGTGCTCGCGCTGCTGCTCTTCCGCGGCGCGGCACCGCCGATCGAACTGGGCGGCACGACAGAAGGGTTCGCCGGGAACTCCCTTCGGCAGGCGGCGTTCCAGATCGGGTCGCTGCTGAACTCGACCGGGTACGCCACGGCCGACTTCGCGCAGTGGGACCCACACGCGCAGATATTCCTCCTGTTCGCGATGTTCATCGGCGGCTCAGCCGGCTCGACCGGCGGAGGCGTGAAGGTCGTCCGGTGGATCATCGTCGCGAAGGCGATCCGGCGCGAGCTGTTCACGTCGGCCCACCCCGACGTCGTCCAGCCGGTCCGGCTCAGCGGGACCGTCGTCGACGAGGACGCGATCCGCGGTATTATGTCGTTCACCCTCCTGTACGTGGTGCTGTTCGCGTTCTCGGCGGTGTTCATCGCGCTCGACACCACCCGGGTCGGGATTCAGCTGTCGGTGTTGGAGTCGATCAGCGCCTCGCTCGCGACCATCGGGAACATCGGGCCGGGCTTCGGCCGACTCGGCCCCTTCGGGAGCTACCTCTTCTTCCCGGACACGTCGAAGCTGCTGATGATCTTCCTGATGTGGATCGGCCGGCTGGAGATTGTCCCGGTGCTCGCGGTGTTCATCTCGGCGGTCGACGGTCGGTGA
- a CDS encoding DUF5788 family protein has product MSESERTTIGDDVREALLDRVTSQSATVGASVPDEIEVDGTAVDLSAFIVESRKVDAVPPALNRKVTAARNALRGERERRLDRLETEPIDRETAETLAEEVIGIDRALNALEGIRRPGFADEHHADTVAGHERWLAFVDQVR; this is encoded by the coding sequence ATGAGCGAATCGGAGCGAACGACGATCGGCGACGACGTTCGTGAGGCCCTCCTCGACCGCGTGACCAGTCAGAGCGCCACGGTCGGCGCGAGCGTCCCCGACGAGATCGAGGTCGACGGGACCGCGGTCGACCTCTCCGCGTTCATCGTCGAGAGCCGGAAGGTCGACGCCGTCCCGCCCGCGCTCAACCGGAAGGTGACGGCCGCGCGCAACGCCCTCCGCGGGGAGCGGGAGCGGCGGCTCGACCGGTTGGAGACGGAGCCGATCGACCGGGAGACTGCGGAGACGCTCGCCGAGGAGGTCATCGGCATCGACCGCGCGCTTAACGCCCTGGAGGGGATCCGTCGTCCGGGGTTCGCCGACGAACACCACGCCGACACGGTGGCGGGCCACGAGCGCTGGCTCGCCTTCGTCGATCAGGTTCGGTGA
- a CDS encoding universal stress protein, with protein MTSTDDSDGQNLLGHVLLPVAHEEDALATARALEPYDPERVTALHVVEKGEGVPDKTPVEQSEELAAESYAAVRTVFPDADEHTAYARDVVGAIFDAADEVDASAVAYRSRGGNRLMQFLSGDISLKLVTNAPLPVIALPAAADED; from the coding sequence ATGACGAGTACCGACGACTCCGACGGGCAGAACCTGCTCGGCCACGTCCTCCTCCCGGTCGCACACGAGGAAGACGCGCTGGCGACCGCGCGGGCGCTCGAACCGTACGACCCGGAGCGGGTGACCGCGCTCCACGTCGTCGAGAAGGGCGAGGGCGTCCCGGACAAGACGCCCGTCGAACAGTCCGAGGAACTGGCCGCGGAGTCGTACGCGGCGGTCCGAACGGTGTTCCCGGACGCGGACGAGCACACGGCGTACGCCCGCGACGTGGTCGGGGCTATCTTCGACGCGGCCGACGAGGTCGACGCGAGCGCGGTCGCCTACCGCTCGCGCGGCGGGAACCGGCTCATGCAGTTCCTCTCGGGCGACATCTCGCTGAAGCTGGTGACGAACGCGCCGCTCCCCGTGATCGCGCTCCCTGCCGCTGCCGACGAGGACTGA
- a CDS encoding SHOCT domain-containing protein encodes MADETIRERFRRNASGIAATTVTGTWLAALLLGAEWWLPFMLFGYVVIVPLVSMLFDEEEAESVRVESESGSVRVERGTAAERGEATDDTADALERLRTRYANGDLTDEQFERKLDRLLETETPEDAAEWAKRNREARRSRESDREVERER; translated from the coding sequence ATGGCCGACGAGACCATCCGCGAGCGCTTCCGCCGCAACGCGAGCGGCATCGCCGCCACGACGGTGACCGGGACGTGGCTGGCGGCGCTGCTTCTCGGCGCCGAGTGGTGGCTCCCGTTCATGCTGTTCGGGTACGTCGTCATCGTCCCGCTCGTCTCGATGCTGTTCGACGAGGAGGAGGCGGAGTCCGTCCGGGTCGAGTCGGAGTCGGGCTCCGTCCGCGTCGAGCGCGGGACGGCGGCGGAGCGCGGGGAGGCGACCGACGACACCGCGGACGCACTCGAGCGGTTGCGCACCCGGTACGCGAACGGCGACCTCACCGACGAGCAGTTCGAGCGGAAGCTCGACCGCCTGCTGGAGACCGAGACGCCCGAGGACGCCGCCGAGTGGGCGAAACGGAACCGAGAGGCGCGGCGGAGCCGCGAGTCGGACCGCGAGGTCGAGCGCGAGCGGTGA
- a CDS encoding TrkH family potassium uptake protein — translation MTSGIRVGWRASVGLAGDVLAALPVPLAFPLLVALYYGESSIPFLAAIAVSLALGAAFRSMKDPAEDLGPREAFLAVALIWFLVAAVGAVPFVVAGVGTVAHPVNAMFEAMSGLTTTGATVLVDFSIHSRSVMMWRQVIQWLGGLGILILATAVLSELGVGGAQLMETESQTQDVNKLTPKISRTAQLIWGIYFGLTGLAVAVYFLLGLAVDPQMGLYNAVAHGFTSVATAGFSPEPLSVGAFHPLIQWAVVPFMVVGSTSFVLIYFAINGEPMRLLRNEEFHFYLGAMATLASIVALGLFLDPSVAYGPEATLRHAVFNVASIVTTTGYASTDYVQWAPAAKHMLFMGMFIGGMVGSTTCSIKSLRWLVALKSFRRDLFTAIHPESVRPVRISGKSVDEGAIRDIYAYLLLSIVIFFLLAVVIVVDAERGDVRVTEFEALGAAATTFLNIGPAFGAAGPYGTFATFPMSTRAVMVVLMWIGRIEIIPVLVLFTKAFWTS, via the coding sequence GTGACCAGCGGGATCCGGGTCGGCTGGCGGGCGAGCGTCGGACTCGCCGGCGACGTCCTTGCCGCCCTCCCCGTCCCGCTGGCGTTCCCTCTCCTCGTCGCGCTCTACTACGGTGAGTCGTCGATTCCGTTCCTCGCGGCGATCGCGGTCTCGCTCGCGCTCGGGGCGGCGTTCCGGTCGATGAAGGACCCGGCGGAGGATCTCGGCCCCCGCGAGGCGTTCCTCGCTGTGGCGCTGATCTGGTTCCTCGTCGCCGCGGTCGGCGCGGTCCCGTTCGTGGTCGCGGGCGTCGGTACGGTCGCGCACCCGGTGAACGCCATGTTCGAGGCGATGAGCGGGCTGACGACGACGGGCGCGACGGTCCTCGTCGACTTCTCGATCCACTCGCGCTCGGTCATGATGTGGCGGCAGGTGATCCAGTGGCTCGGCGGGCTCGGAATCCTCATCCTCGCGACCGCGGTGCTCTCCGAACTCGGCGTCGGCGGGGCACAGCTCATGGAGACGGAGTCGCAGACGCAGGACGTCAACAAGCTCACGCCGAAGATATCGCGGACCGCACAGCTCATCTGGGGGATCTACTTCGGACTCACGGGGCTGGCGGTCGCCGTCTACTTCCTGCTCGGACTCGCGGTCGACCCGCAGATGGGCCTGTACAACGCGGTCGCGCACGGGTTCACCTCGGTCGCGACCGCCGGGTTCTCGCCGGAGCCGCTCTCAGTTGGCGCGTTCCACCCGCTGATCCAGTGGGCGGTCGTCCCGTTCATGGTGGTCGGCTCGACCAGCTTCGTCCTCATCTACTTCGCCATCAACGGCGAGCCGATGCGCCTCCTCCGGAACGAGGAGTTCCACTTCTACCTCGGCGCGATGGCGACGCTGGCGTCTATCGTCGCCCTCGGCTTATTCCTCGATCCGAGCGTCGCGTACGGTCCCGAGGCGACCCTCCGGCACGCCGTCTTCAACGTCGCCTCCATCGTGACGACGACGGGGTACGCCAGCACCGACTACGTGCAGTGGGCGCCCGCGGCGAAGCACATGCTGTTCATGGGGATGTTCATCGGCGGGATGGTCGGCTCGACCACCTGCTCGATCAAGTCGCTGCGGTGGCTGGTCGCGCTGAAGTCGTTCAGGCGGGACCTCTTCACCGCGATCCACCCGGAATCCGTTCGCCCCGTGCGGATCTCGGGGAAGTCGGTCGACGAGGGCGCGATCCGCGACATCTACGCGTACCTCCTCCTCAGCATCGTGATCTTCTTCCTGCTGGCCGTGGTCATCGTCGTCGACGCGGAGCGAGGGGACGTCCGAGTCACCGAGTTCGAGGCGCTCGGCGCCGCGGCGACGACGTTCCTCAACATCGGGCCGGCGTTCGGGGCGGCGGGACCGTACGGGACGTTCGCGACCTTCCCGATGAGTACCCGGGCCGTGATGGTCGTCCTGATGTGGATCGGACGGATCGAGATAATTCCCGTCCTCGTGCTGTTCACGAAGGCGTTCTGGACGTCGTGA
- a CDS encoding TrkA family potassium uptake protein has protein sequence MYLIVVGAGDIGTPLVDLATAGGNEVVVIERDEERAERASRGYDCLVINDDATAKETLQDAGAERADALISTTDQDATNIMVCLLAQELSVPNIVSVVHNPEHMSVFEQIGVNTMQNPQSLIAEYLYRAVSRPSVVDFMHIGEEAEVFEITVGPSAPIAGKTLREADEADLIRGQTLIVAIERDGEGTPITPRGNTRIEGGDLLTVYSGEGVTPELTDVFGHAEDGE, from the coding sequence ATGTATCTGATCGTCGTGGGGGCCGGCGACATCGGCACCCCGCTCGTCGACCTCGCGACCGCCGGCGGCAACGAGGTCGTCGTCATCGAGCGCGACGAGGAGCGCGCGGAGCGAGCGTCGAGAGGGTACGACTGCCTCGTCATCAACGACGACGCGACCGCGAAGGAGACGCTCCAGGACGCCGGCGCCGAGCGCGCCGACGCGCTCATCTCGACGACGGATCAGGACGCGACGAACATCATGGTCTGTCTGCTGGCTCAGGAGCTGTCGGTCCCGAACATCGTCTCGGTCGTCCACAACCCCGAGCACATGAGCGTGTTCGAGCAGATCGGCGTCAACACGATGCAGAACCCCCAGAGCCTGATCGCGGAGTACCTCTACCGCGCCGTGAGCCGGCCGTCGGTCGTCGACTTCATGCACATCGGCGAGGAGGCTGAAGTGTTCGAGATCACTGTCGGACCGAGCGCGCCGATAGCCGGCAAGACGCTGCGAGAGGCGGACGAGGCCGACCTCATCCGCGGGCAGACACTGATCGTCGCCATCGAGCGCGACGGAGAGGGGACGCCGATAACGCCGCGCGGGAACACCCGAATCGAGGGGGGCGACCTCCTCACGGTGTACTCCGGCGAGGGCGTGACGCCCGAACTGACGGACGTGTTCGGCCACGCCGAGGACGGCGAGTGA